A stretch of Lathyrus oleraceus cultivar Zhongwan6 chromosome 6, CAAS_Psat_ZW6_1.0, whole genome shotgun sequence DNA encodes these proteins:
- the LOC127091303 gene encoding FT-interacting protein 3, translated as MQRPPPEDFLLKETKPHLGGGKVSGDKLTSTYDLVEQMLYLYVRVVKAKDLPPKDVTGSCDPYAEVKLGNYKGTTRHFEKKTNPEWNQVFAFSKDRLQASVLEVTVKDKDVVKDDFIGRVWFDLNEVPKRVPPDSPLAPQWYRLEDRKGDKVKGELMLAVWMGTQADEAFPEAWHSDAATVSGTDALANIRSKVYLSPKLWYLRVNVIEAQDLQPTDKGRYPEVFVKAILGNQALRTRISQSRNINPLWNEDLMFVAAEPFEEPLILSVEDRVAPNKEEVLGRCAIPLQFMDRRLDHKPVNTRWFNLEKHIVVEGEKKKEIKFASRIHMRVCLEGGYHVLDESTHYSSDLRPTAKLLWKSGIGVLEVGILSAHGLMPMKNKDGRGTTDAYCVAKYGQKWIRTRTIVDSFMPRWNEQYTWEVFDPCTVITIGVFDNCHLHGPEKAGGAKDSRIGKVRIRLSTLETDRVYTHSYPLLVLHPNGVKKMGEIQLAVRFTCSSLLNMMHMYSLPLLPKMHYIHPLTVSQLDSLRHQATQIVSMRLSRAEPPLRKEVVEYMLDVGSHMWSMRRSKANFFRIMGVLSGLIAAGKWFDQICNWKNPITTVLIHILFIILVMYPELILPTVFLYLFLIGIWHYRWRPRHPPNMDTRLSHADSAHPDELDEEFDTFPTSRPSDIVRMRYDRLRSIAGRIQTVVGDLATQGERLQSLLSWRDPRATALFVIFCLIAATILYVTPFQVVVLLAGIYVLRHPRFRQKLPSVPLNFFRRLPARTDCML; from the coding sequence ATGCAGAGGCCACCACCGGAAGATTTTCTGTTGAAAGAGACCAAACCTCATCTTGGAGGTGGGAAGGTTTCTGGTGATAAACTAACAAGCACCTATGATCTTGTTGAGCAAATGCTATACCTTTATGTAAGGGTTGTTAAAGCGAAGGATTTGCCTCCGAAGGATGTTACGGGAAGTTGCGATCCTTATGCAGAAGTTAAGCTTGGGAACTATAAAGGAACTACTCGGCATTTCGAGAAAAAGACGAATCCGGAATGGAATCAGGTTTTTGCTTTCTCGAAGGACCGGCTCCAGGCGTCGGTGTTGGAGGTTACTGTGAAAGATAAGGATGTTGTGAAGGATGATTTCATTGGTCGTGTGTGGTTTGATTTGAATGAGGTTCCGAAACGGGTTCCTCCGGATAGTCCGTTGGCGCCGCAGTGGTATAGGTTGGAGGATAGGAAGGGAGATAAGGTTAAGGGAGAGTTAATGCTGGCTGTTTGGATGGGTACGCAAGCTGATGAAGCGTTTCCTGAAGCTTGGCATTCCGATGCTGCGACTGTTAGTGGGACCGATGCGCTTGCGAATATTAGGTCTAAAGTTTATTTGTCTCCGAAGCTTTGGTATTTGAGAGTCAATGTGATTGAGGCACAAGACTTGCAACCGACTGATAAGGGTAGATATCCGGAGGTTTTCGTGAAGGCTATTTTGGGGAATCAAGCATTGAGGACTAGAATTTCCCAGAGCAGGAATATTAATCCATTGTGGAATGAGGATTTGATGTTTGTTGCTGCGGAACCGTTTGAGGAACCGCTGATTTTGAGTGTGGAAGACAGAGTTGCTCCTAACAAAGAAGAAGTATTGGGTAGGTGTGCAATTCCTTTGCAGTTTATGGATAGGAGACTAGATCACAAACCGGTGAATACTAGGTGGTTTAATCTTGAAAAACATATTGTTGTTGAAGGGGAGAAAAAGAAAGAGATTAAATTTGCAAGTAGGATTCACATGAGGGTTTGTCTTGAAGGTGGTTATCATGTTTTGGATGAATCAACTCACTACAGCAGTGATCTTCGCCCGACTGCGAAACTGCTATGGAAATCTGGAATTGGTGTTCTTGAAGTTGGGATATTGAGTGCACATGGTTTGATGCCGATGAAAAATAAAGACGGGAGAGGGACAACGGATGCTTACTGTGTAGCGAAATATGGGCAGAAGTGGATCCGAACAAGGACAATCGTTGATAGCTTTATGCCGAGGTGGAATGAGCAATATACTTGGGAGGTTTTTGATCCTTGCACTGTCATTACAATTGGTGTATTTGACAATTGTCATTTGCATGGTCCTGAAAAAGCTGGAGGGGCAAAAGATTCTAGAATCGGTAAGGTAAGGATCCGTCTTTCGACACTCGAGACTGATCGGGTTTACACACATTCCTATCCACTTCTAGTTCTTCACCCAAATGGTGTGAAGAAAATGGGTGAAATTCAATTAGCTGTGAGGTTCACTTGTTCTTCTTTACTCAACATGATGCACATGTATTCGCTACCTTTGTTGCCGAAGATGCACTATATACACCCATTGACTGTTAGCCAGCTCGACAGTTTGAGGCATCAAGCTACTCAGATTGTTTCAATGAGGCTGAGCCGCGCCGAGCCGCCGCTGAGAAAGGAGGTAGTTGAGTATATGCTCGATGTCGGTTCTCACATGTGGAGTATGAGAAGAAGCAAGGCTAACTTCTTCAGAATCATGGGAGTATTGAGTGGACTCATCGCCGCAGGAAAATGGTTTGATCAAATTTGCAATTGGAAAAATCCAATTACAACAGTTTTGATTCATATCTTGTTTATAATATTGGTCATGTATCCTGAACTTATCTTACCGACAGTTTTCCTTTACCTATTCCTGATTGGAATTTGGCACTATAGATGGAGGCCAAGACACCCTCCCAACATGGACACTCGACTCTCTCATGCCGATTCGGCTCATCCCGACGAACTCGATGAAGAGTTCGACACATTCCCAACTTCGCGGCCTTCTGACATTGTGCGGATGCGATACGATCGACTCAGAAGCATTGCTGGTCGTATACAGACTGTGGTTGGTGACTTGGCTACTCAAGGGGAAAGGCTGCAGTCCTTGCTGAGCTGGCGTGATCCGAGAGCTACGGCTCTGTTTGTGATTTTCTGTCTGATTGCTGCTACTATACTTTATGTAACTCCATTCCAAGTCGTGGTCCTCCTGGCTGGAATTTACGTGCTGAGGCACCCGAGGTTCCGTCAAAAGCTTCCGTCTGTGCCGCTTAATTTCTTCAGGAGGCTGCCTGCAAGAACTGACTGCATGCTTTGA